In a genomic window of Pseudoalteromonas xiamenensis:
- a CDS encoding glycoside hydrolase family 16 protein — protein MIKTTLNRTFVIAFSLISSFALHFPAFAKSDSNNDVMFDDFSYKSFSEAASNGWLIRTESGHPGIKNGVWWADGVTFHPDITNSNNQVMRITSQTDGTSVNTRQTQVCHQRKYLEGTYAARVHFNDKPDYGVDGDGVVQTFYAISPLEKPLDKDYSETDFEYLPNGGWGEENNALFATSWETFQLTPWTPINEHNARRGSLQGWHVLVLTIADNILNYYVDGELFATHSSQVYPEVPMSINFNLWFIAEQIVTQQTMRQYSQDIDWVYFAAKSKLDTKTVLSKVEMLRKQHAHFTDTVPAGNYPAYCSL, from the coding sequence ATGATTAAAACAACGTTAAATCGAACGTTTGTAATAGCGTTCAGCCTTATATCGAGTTTCGCGCTGCATTTCCCAGCTTTCGCGAAATCCGATTCCAATAATGACGTCATGTTTGATGACTTTAGCTACAAGTCGTTCAGCGAGGCCGCTAGTAACGGCTGGCTCATACGCACTGAATCAGGTCACCCTGGCATAAAAAATGGGGTTTGGTGGGCAGATGGCGTGACATTTCATCCTGACATCACTAATAGCAACAATCAGGTAATGCGCATTACTTCTCAGACAGATGGCACTTCCGTTAATACACGGCAAACTCAAGTATGTCATCAACGTAAGTACCTCGAAGGCACGTACGCGGCACGTGTACATTTTAACGACAAACCTGATTACGGTGTAGACGGTGATGGTGTTGTGCAAACGTTTTATGCTATCAGCCCTCTGGAAAAGCCGCTTGATAAAGATTACAGCGAAACCGATTTCGAATATTTACCAAACGGAGGATGGGGCGAAGAGAACAATGCGTTATTTGCCACATCGTGGGAAACCTTTCAGCTGACGCCATGGACGCCAATAAACGAACACAACGCCCGTAGGGGATCACTACAAGGTTGGCACGTGTTAGTGCTCACTATCGCAGATAATATCTTAAATTATTATGTTGATGGAGAGCTTTTCGCAACGCACAGTAGTCAAGTTTATCCTGAAGTACCTATGTCGATAAACTTTAATTTATGGTTTATTGCCGAGCAAATTGTCACTCAACAAACCATGCGCCAATACAGTCAAGATATTGATTGGGTGTACTTCGCAGCAAAAAGTAAACTTGATACAAAAACGGTGCTCAGCAAAGTTGAAATGCTCAGAAAACAACATGCTCATTTCACCGACACCGTGCCCGCAGGTAACTACCCAGCATACTGCAGCTTATAG
- a CDS encoding M35 family metallo-endopeptidase translates to MTTSIQAFSRTALAMALMGATSAFAANNVDVSVNLETHTNGNVSAVVQFTNQSNHTQKLLSWYTDLEEEHIFKVTRDGEEVAFNGPHFKRPAPTENDYITLNAGESMTKTFELTGFYDFSQPGNYEVSYNVHSLNLFQQPTLMPIDSKLHNTASRSNANVSTLKSESVSVWINGMGLKMDNMRTSAKPTAAASDCVGGTCFTGRCDNGQKNDILSALNAADQMANSSVSYLNSHSSSSASARYTTWFGSSTSSRYNTVSDHFDAINDAIDNKPLTFDCSCKKSYFAYVYPNQPYKVYLCRAFWSANESGTDSRGGTIIHELSHFNAVAGTDDIVYGQSGAKSLAISDPSQAIQNADSHEYFAENTPYQN, encoded by the coding sequence ATGACAACAAGTATCCAAGCATTCTCTCGCACAGCGCTTGCAATGGCGTTAATGGGCGCTACAAGCGCATTTGCAGCAAACAACGTAGATGTTTCTGTTAATTTAGAAACGCATACAAATGGCAACGTTTCTGCAGTGGTTCAATTTACGAACCAATCAAATCACACTCAAAAACTATTGAGCTGGTACACCGACTTAGAAGAAGAGCACATTTTCAAAGTGACTCGTGATGGCGAAGAAGTCGCGTTCAATGGACCGCATTTCAAACGTCCTGCTCCAACAGAAAATGACTACATCACCTTGAACGCAGGCGAAAGCATGACTAAAACGTTCGAGTTAACGGGTTTTTACGATTTCAGCCAGCCTGGTAATTATGAAGTAAGTTATAACGTACATTCACTCAACCTATTTCAGCAACCTACATTAATGCCAATTGACAGTAAGTTGCACAACACCGCGTCACGTTCAAACGCAAACGTATCAACGTTAAAGTCTGAATCAGTATCAGTGTGGATTAATGGCATGGGTCTAAAAATGGATAACATGCGAACTTCAGCAAAACCAACGGCTGCTGCAAGCGATTGTGTCGGTGGTACGTGCTTCACTGGACGTTGTGACAACGGACAGAAAAACGACATTCTATCCGCGCTCAACGCTGCTGACCAAATGGCGAACAGCTCTGTTAGCTACCTAAATAGTCATTCATCAAGTTCAGCAAGCGCACGTTACACAACATGGTTTGGTTCAAGCACATCGAGCCGCTATAACACGGTATCGGATCATTTTGATGCGATTAATGATGCAATTGACAACAAGCCGCTAACGTTCGATTGCAGCTGTAAGAAATCCTACTTTGCATACGTATATCCGAATCAACCTTACAAAGTATACCTGTGTCGTGCGTTCTGGAGTGCAAATGAATCAGGTACAGATTCTCGCGGTGGTACAATCATTCATGAGCTAAGTCACTTCAATGCAGTTGCAGGTACTGATGACATCGTGTACGGTCAATCTGGCGCGAAAAGTCTTGCGATTTCAGACCCAAGTCAAGCAATTCAAAACGCGGATAGCCATGAATACTTCGCAGAAAATACGCCATACCAAAACTAA
- a CDS encoding winged helix-turn-helix domain-containing protein, with protein MRAKTLQVIALLLREKDSVVSKDRMLAEIWSDVIVQEQVLVQSIKEIRDILGSDVIRTFPRQGYQWVAEISDMPLDKATITRFKKPLVFTFFFSLLVLAVAISLFFRDNIQAQRIAFLPVINQLSDANHNWVSMNGQRFLMDMFSRSSQSNKSHWQIVSMEEIHYAFERLTSKELNAVQAGDYYDLLPYIGADVVVATRLQGFPEDYQLQYTLYFPYAQEKGIVFKQRVNEAFSDLIKRLNKRFQLQDNAEHAALISYDFGHSAFVEGINYYLNGHFHEAITLLRAAKQSTPDYLPISRYLGASYANSGELDKGIQELDDVLMKHASQVDREVMRTHLLLGYLLLSHAQGDQQVLAKAETHVAIAVQLAHQLEDPLFEAYSNEEFAKIKRMQGDFVAAKAALQNSLRLHQVRPESYGRTATLIELAKVFAAESEDEAAWDQLNQAMLIAQQADVPANQIWVLLAKVELAQNELNEQKAAQFFAEAENIAKNSDDPLLIARVETFRNKTFPLVN; from the coding sequence TTGAGAGCCAAAACATTGCAGGTGATCGCTTTACTTTTGCGCGAAAAAGACAGCGTTGTCTCAAAAGATCGCATGCTTGCTGAAATATGGTCGGATGTTATTGTACAAGAGCAGGTTTTGGTGCAGTCAATTAAGGAAATTCGCGATATTCTAGGATCGGATGTAATACGAACGTTCCCACGGCAAGGCTATCAATGGGTAGCTGAAATATCCGACATGCCTTTAGACAAAGCTACAATAACACGTTTTAAGAAGCCGCTCGTTTTTACGTTCTTTTTTTCTCTACTTGTGCTTGCCGTGGCAATCAGTCTGTTTTTCCGCGATAACATCCAAGCGCAGCGAATTGCATTCTTACCTGTTATTAATCAATTGAGCGATGCCAACCACAATTGGGTGAGTATGAATGGTCAACGTTTTCTTATGGATATGTTCTCTCGCTCGAGTCAATCTAACAAAAGCCATTGGCAAATTGTCAGCATGGAGGAGATCCACTATGCGTTTGAGCGATTGACGTCTAAGGAATTGAATGCCGTGCAAGCGGGGGATTATTATGATTTATTGCCATACATTGGCGCTGATGTGGTCGTCGCAACTCGTCTACAGGGATTTCCAGAAGACTATCAACTTCAATACACGTTATATTTTCCGTACGCGCAAGAAAAAGGAATAGTATTTAAGCAACGAGTAAACGAGGCATTTTCCGATTTGATTAAGCGTCTAAATAAGCGTTTTCAATTACAGGATAATGCTGAACACGCTGCACTCATCAGCTATGATTTTGGACATTCCGCGTTTGTCGAAGGGATAAATTACTATCTCAACGGCCACTTTCATGAAGCAATTACATTGCTGCGTGCAGCTAAACAAAGCACGCCAGATTATTTACCGATTAGCCGCTACCTAGGTGCTTCGTATGCCAATTCAGGTGAGTTGGACAAAGGTATACAGGAACTGGATGACGTACTAATGAAGCATGCATCGCAAGTGGATAGAGAAGTGATGCGTACACATCTACTTTTAGGATACTTACTGCTGTCTCATGCACAGGGCGACCAACAAGTATTAGCCAAGGCGGAAACTCACGTAGCAATAGCCGTACAACTTGCACACCAGTTGGAAGACCCATTGTTTGAAGCCTACAGTAATGAGGAATTTGCAAAGATTAAACGAATGCAAGGCGACTTTGTTGCAGCTAAAGCTGCCCTACAAAATTCACTAAGATTGCATCAAGTACGGCCTGAAAGTTATGGACGCACCGCAACGCTTATTGAGCTCGCGAAAGTCTTTGCGGCTGAAAGCGAAGACGAAGCCGCGTGGGATCAGCTCAATCAAGCAATGCTAATTGCGCAACAAGCCGATGTGCCTGCGAATCAAATTTGGGTATTACTTGCCAAGGTGGAACTTGCACAAAATGAACTTAATGAACAAAAGGCTGCGCAATTCTTTGCTGAGGCGGAAAACATTGCCAAAAACAGTGATGATCCGCTATTGATTGCACGAGTTGAAACGTTTAGAAACAAGACCTTTCCACTTGTGAATTAA